From Nymphaea colorata isolate Beijing-Zhang1983 chromosome 6, ASM883128v2, whole genome shotgun sequence, a single genomic window includes:
- the LOC116255865 gene encoding protein NRT1/ PTR FAMILY 2.11-like: protein MESKEEVEELTVTKHKGWKAMPYVLGNETFEKLGSTGMLSNLIVYLTTVFHMKQVDAAILLNVFSGTTNLAPVVGAFLSDSYFGRYATLGFACVATFLGMLLVTLTAGIPRLHPPHCKSLNLAGTGCIGPSQSQLAFLLGGLAFLVVGAGGIRPCNLAFGADQFNPKTESGRKGINSFFNWYYFTFTSMMMVSLTIIVYVQVSVSWTLGLAIPTTAMFFSCVCFFLGTNIYVKIKPEGSPFTSLAQVFVACIKKRRLKAVSQPEKELFDPPHTSLLNSKLHHTDQFRFLDKAATRAPEDTLNEDGLSPTNPWRLCSIQKVEEAKCLLRVIPIWSSTVIFYMALSQQTTYAVLQAMNMDRHIGKHFQIPAGSFIVISMLALTLWLPLYDRVIVSAVRRITKQDGGFTLLQRMGIGLVLCVISMVVSGIVEARRRRLAVSEGTLMSSLWLIPQFAIAGLAEAFNIIGQVEFYYKQFPENMRSVSGSFLFLGMAAGNYMSSLFVSVVHKTTGHGRHENWLNENLNHGRLDFFYYVIAGCGVVNFVYFIFFARWYRYKGADSGNQVAEIGMKTMNSGASHV, encoded by the exons ATGGAGAGCAAGGAAGAGGTAGAGGAGCTCACTGTCACAAAGCACAAGGGTTGGAAGGCCATGCCTTATGTCCTGG GCAATGAGACTTTTGAGAAGCTGGGGAGCACGGGCATGCTCTCCAACCTGATAGTGTACCTGACCACCGTCTTCCACATGAAGCAAGTTGATGCGGCCATCCTGCTCAACGTATTTTCCGGCACCACCAACCTCGCGCCGGTGGTAGGCGCCTTCCTCTCCGACTCCTACTTCGGCCGCTACGCTACCCTGGGCTTCGCCTGCGTTGCTACCTTCCTG GGAATGCTTCTTGTGACCCTTACTGCAGGAATACCAAGGCTGCACCCACCACACTGTAAAAGCCTAAACCTAGCCGGGACAGGCTGCATTGGACCGAGCCAATCTCAGCTAGCTTTCTTGCTAGGTGGGTTAGCTTTTCTAGTCGTTGGTGCAGGCGGGATCAGGCCATGCAACCTAGCCTTTGGTGCGGACCAGTTCAACCCCAAAACTGAGAGTGGAAGAAAAGGCATCAACAGTTTCTTCAATTGGTACTATTTCACCTTCACATCCATGATGATGGTGTCCTTGACAATCATAGTATATGTCCAAGTGAGTGTGAGCTGGACCTTGGGCCTTGCCATCCCCACTACTGCCATGTTCTTCTCTTGTGTCTGCTTCTTTTTGGGCACCAACATATATGTAAAGATCAAGCCAGAGGGGAGCCCCTTCACCAGCTTAGCCCAAGTCTTTGTTGCTTGCATCAAGAAGAGAAGGTTGAAGGCTGTGAGCCAGCCGGAGAAGGAGCTCTTTGATCCCCCACATACAAGCTTGCTCAATTCCAAGCTTCACCATACAGATCAATTCAG GTTCTTGGACAAGGCAGCAACCAGGGCACCTGAAGATACACTCAACGAAGACGGCTTATCACCAACCAACCCATGGAGGCTATGCAGCATCCAGAAAGTAGAAGAAGCAAAGTGCCTGCTGAGAGTGATCCCAATCTGGTCTTCAACCGTAATCTTCTACATGGCCTTGTCCCAGCAAACTACCTACGCTGTCCTTCAAGCCATGAACATGGACAGGCACATCGGCAAACACTTCCAGATCCCGGCAGGTTCCTTCATAGTCATCTCCATGTTGGCCCTGACCCTTTGGCTGCCCTTGTATGACCGAGTTATTGTGTCTGCGGTCCGGCGGATCACGAAGCAGGACGGCGGATTCACGCTTCTGCAGCGGATGGGGATCGGCCTTGTGCTTTGTGTGATCTCCATGGTGGTCTCAGGCATTGTGGAAGCAAGGAGGAGGAGACTTGCAGTAAGTGAGGGGACCCTCATGTCAAGTCTATGGCTCATACCACAATTTGCTATTGCAGGGCTAGCAGAGGCATTTAACATAATAGGTCAGGTTGAGTTTTACTACAAGCAGTTTCCTGAGAACATGAGGAGTGTTAGTgggtctttcctctttcttggaATGGCTGCAGGAAACTACATGAGCAGTCTCTTTGTGAGCGTTGTGCATAAGACAACAGGCCATGGCCGCCATGAAAACTGGTTGAATGAGAACCTCAACCATGGGAGACTGGACTTTTTCTACTACGTGATTGCTGGTTGTGGTGTTGTAAATTTTGTCTACTTCATTTTCTTCGCTAGGTGGTATAGGTACAAAGGTGCAGACAGTGGTAACCAGGTTGCCGAGATAGGAATGAAGACGATGAACTCTGGTGCTTCACATGTGTGA
- the LOC116255853 gene encoding uncharacterized protein LOC116255853 codes for MAATVAGGSEAAGQDGPVLSMMNKRLRALRKKYNRILQTEESKAQGKPINKEQEDVLRSKPAVVALIEEYEKLRQPLSAAVNEELSLFKAREEAALASASAASATVAATPVAEEEEEEEEEAVVDRQPEITERPPSASGDLLDETVEDLLKLLYFGTLFDVRLQTDFTPIMLTKAHERSSCLIYDYVTEDATDLLVERDLDLLSLMGSLIISRPSDSTVSHRNALQECVRHAKLWLLNSNQSIHPNAGVSYARLRERLNKILSSDYFTMTPQMTKLSQQTAAEAAAAVAAAAAGNYNPQIATQEPTNMQQQDFLPEEAVSHYQQVNDLGEYNGNDLSGGSSTHGDPSSPNVEQLPKAEEEDYLDPSEDAPNSPPPSSQDQPKQIDSEQNGDVEYRERENFPRRQYPNPRGSGRGGRRGYMNGRGGRGSRGGGFQNGRNQYYDAGNNYYPRNYYGHPRGRGRGGGMMYNNSGSQAAAGGRGIQMHGGVVAAEQA; via the exons ATGGCTGCGACGGTGGCGGGGGGCTCAGAGGCGGCGGGGCAGGACGGCCCAGTTCTGAGCATGATGAACAAGAGGCTCCGCGCCCTCCGTAAGAAGTATAATAGAATCCTGCAGACGGAGGAGAGCAAGGCACAGGGGAAGCCCATCAACAAGGAGCAAGAGGACGTTCTGCGCTCGAAGCCTGCCGTCGTCGCCCTCATAGAAGAGTACGAGAAGCTCCGCCAGCCCCTCTCCGCGGCAGTCAACGAGGAGCTCTCCCTCTTCAAGGCCCGCGAGGAAGCCGCCCTTGCCTCTGCCTCCGCTGCATCCGCCACCGTTGCCGCCACTCCCGTTgccgaggaggaggaggaggaggaagaagaggccgTCGTGGATAGGCAGCCGGAGATCACAGAGCGGCCGCCTTCAGCTTCTGGGGATCTGTTGGATGAGACCGTGGAAGATCTGCTGAAGTTGCTGTACTTCGGGACCCTGTTTGATGTTAGGTTGCAGACGGACTTCACCCCCATCATGCTCACGAAGGCCCACGAACGGAGCTCGTGCTTGATCTACGACTATGTGACCGAGGATGCTACCGATCTTCTCGTTGAAAGGGACCTGGATTTGCTCTCTCTTATGGGAAGTCTCATAATTTCCCGACCTTCAGACTCCACTGTCTCTCACAGAAATGCGTTACAAGAATGCGTTCGCCATGCCAAGCTCTGGCTCCTCAACTCCAACCAGAGCATCCATCCCAATGCTGGGGTTTCCT ATGCACGGTTGAGAGAAAGGCTTAACAAGATACTCTCTTCGGATTACTTCACCATGACCCCGCAGATGACAAAGTTGAGCCAGCAAACAGCTGCCGAGGCTGCCGCTGCTGTGGCTGCTGCAGCTGCTGGGAACTATAATCCACAAATAGCAACTCAAGAACCGACAAACATGCAGCAGCAGGACTTTCTTCCAGAAGAAGCTGTATCTCATTACCAGCAAGTG AATGATCTGGGAGAATACAACGGAAACGATTTGTCTGGTGGTTCATCTACGCATGGTGATCCCTCTAGCCCTAACGTAGAGCAACTTCCAAAG GCTGAGGAAGAGGATTATCTTGATCCTTCTGAAGATGCTccaaattcaccaccaccatcctcACAAGACCAGCCAAAACAGATAGACTCGGAGCAAAATGGAGATGTTGAATATAGGGAACGGGAAAACTTTCCACGGAGGCAGTACCCCAACCCAAGAGGAAGTGGCCGTGGTGGGCGAAGAGGGTACATGAATGGGCGTGGTGGTCGCGGTAGCAGAGGAGGAGGTTTCCAGAATGGTCGGAACCAATACTATGATGCTGGAAATAACTATTACCCAAGAAACTATTATGGTCATCCTAGAGGAAGGGGACGTGGTGGTGGAATGATGTACAACAATAGTGGCAGCCAGGCAGCAGCCGGAGGCCGTGGCATTCAGATGCATGGAGGTGTAGTAGCTGCAGAGCAAGCTTAG